The nucleotide sequence TTAGGAAACGCCCTTGCAATACAGAGTatagccgtcagatttttggcgcgaggcgtaaatgtgatgttttttgttccgatgtagcccacaagatggcagaacctactatgcacaagaaaacacgtgacgtgtacatgtacatgtttatggttccgattcaggccacaagatggcagaccctccaacgcgcacggtcccttagggagcgtgcatgaactgtaggaggcagcacaggagccgtcagatttttggcgcgaggcgtaaatgtgatgtattttgttccgatgtagcccacaagatggcatcatggcagaacctactatgcacaagaaaacacgtgacgtgtacatgtgcatgtttatggttccgattcaggccacaagatggcagaccctccaacgcgcacggtccctatttcGGTCATTCGGCAATCCTAAACAATACCGAGTAGATATCGCATATTTCGCCATATTCTGCATAGCCTTCTTGGACGAGTGACTAATGCGTTGGAATTAGAAGTGCGTGGCCCTGTATTCAATTCCCGACCAAAGCAACcttatattatttagttttttgtttttttattttatttcttattgtgtcttttattattttgtgcaTTAATTTCTGATTAAGTATTTCGttcttttaattttgttaccttgtattcttttttttatgcttGCTTACATATAAGTAGGTTTTATTATGTTGCATCCTTCCGAATTGTATCTAAGCTAAGATCATTTTGTTAGTATTAATATCCAGGAGTTGCACCTATTTTACTTAATTAAGTGAACTGATGCTTGTATCGTGTTTCTCCTTGTTTCGTTGGTTAGAATTCGTAGTTAAATTATATATGTTCAACTTGTACCAACTCTTTCCGTCTACCTATCAGCTTTCCTACGAATTGAACCGTTTACAACTTGCACCGGTTTTAATAtgtttgatcacttttaaggcagtttactgaaacactaatcgacttataattatttattaaagcactctatatttatactatactacttgtattgttttattagtattgaactctaacaacattttggtggtaagtactggggaaaaaaatcccagtagttaccactgttACCAACTTGCTACCAGTGGTACCTCCATAGACAGGAAGGGAAGTCTTGAAAGACTGCTTAGTCTAAATGCAATTTCCTTTAGTTCTGACATAGAGAAATATGGAAGTAAGCATGAGTGCTagctccatacatcagttttcttacgaAAACGCGGGTtatttcgcagtcgacatctagcgtcaaatagcggatttatcagtactgctacttgacactagatgtcgcgACTGACGTAACTCAACAATAGGCCTGTGTCGTTGAGGTATTTAGTAAAACAACCGTTTGGACCAATGACTGGTTTATTACTGGAACATGCAGGTACAGCGTCAACAGTCAATACATATCACTCCTCCCACATTATTCTGGGAACCTGACAACAAACAGACAATATTTTAGACATAAGTATCTTCAAAGagataggtacattattatacttataactatttataattaacCCTTTTAGTTCTAGGCCTTAAATTACATCGGCGCGGAACCGGATCCGACTGGTTATCGGGCTGCTCGCTCTGGGCTagctgctgctgcgcgcgcgGGCGCAGCAGTTGCGAGTCCGCGGAGGCCGCGGGGGACAGGGGCGCTGCAGGGCTCGCGGAAGCCGAGCCGGACGCGGGGCCCGCGGGTGCAGAGCTTAGCGTTTCTGATTCTGGCACCGGTCGATCCGTTTCCTCTCCCCCCACATTATTATCATCACACTCATAAAAGTCGTTGTCGGATGCAATATCTAGTGGCTCGTTTATATCTtgatcaatattttcaattgcgTCCGGCCTCGACAATGACATAGGAGAGCACGGAGATGAGGGTTGCAACGCCTGTGCCGTCGGCGCCGGAGCGGGCGAAAAGGTCATAGGCCGCGGGGAAGGTGCGGAAACAGGCgcaggcggcggcggcagcgacTGGTTTGCTTGCGCAGcgttatcaatattatcaacaACCGACCCACCTGAATATCGCAACAGCTGATCGACATGACGTATACATTTACCGATATCTCTAACGTATACAGTAAACATCCTATTCccgactttatttattattgttccCACGCGCCATACAGGCTTTTGAGCAACAAAGCATCGTACTAAAACAACTTGACCCACATCAAATTTACGAGCACCTGCTAAACCAACCTGCTCGTTATTACTATCAGGTTCTTTGCTAGGTAAAATTAAATCGAGTTTACTACGTAAATCCCTACCGAACATGAGTTTTGCAGGTGTTTCGTTGGTGCTACAATGAACACTGTTGcgatattcaaataaaaaacttaacaaTCGCTCATTAATAGCCTCTGTTGacattttattatcaaaactttgaatacattttatcattttttttgaaatttttgcaCATATCTCGGCCTGACCATTACTGCAAGGATGGTAAATTGGtgagtttaaatattttatcccATTAATTGCACAAAAATGTCTAAATAAGTCACTATTTATTTTTGGGTCATTATCTGACACTATAGTTTTGGGTAAGCCGAATGTtgaaaataggtattttaattttacaattaggGATCTTGATGAAACATCTTTACTCATATGTACGCACTCCAACCATTTGCTGAATGCATCTACCACGACCAAGTACATCCTTTGCCCAACCTGCACGTAGTCAATATGAATACGTTCCCAGCATGCGCGCGCGCGAGGCCACGGAAGGGGCGAGCGGGGTGGGGCGGTCCGCAGCTTACTGCATACGGTGCAATTTTGCACAATGCGTTCTATATCGGAGTCCAAACCTGGCCACCAAAGTTTACCGCGCGCAATACTCTTAGTTTTTACGATTCCTAAGTGTCCCCTATGCAATTCCTCTAACACGCGTGCCCTATAAGCCGGAGGGACAACTATTCGATGACCGCGTAAAATACAACCCTTTTCGACTTCTAAATCGGTTTTACATCTAAAATATGGTTGaatatttttgcatttaatTTTACGCGGCCACCCGTTTTTAATGTACTTCATAACAATTTTCATTGTTTTGTCTAAGGCCGTCGCCGCCCTAATATCTTCAAACGATATTGGCAAAGTATTCTCGTCTAAAAAGTTTAAGTATGAACTTCCCTCGTCAATGTTTAACTCAGACGGATTTACTACTTTCGGCGGTGCCCTAGAGAAATAGTCGGCCACAACATTTTTTTCACTAGTAATGTAACTAATGACGTAGTTGTAGGCTGATAAGTAAATAGCGTACCGTTGTAAACGCGAAGCCGCCATAACGGATATGCCATTTTTCTTGCCAAATATGGCAAGTAGGGGTCGGTGGTCAGTTTTGAGTACAAATGGTTCACTTCGCCCGTAAAGATACTGGTGAaaatgtttcactccgtacacGATGGCTGCGGCTTCTTTGTGGACCTGGCTGTAATTTTTTTCGCTGGGTGTAAGTGCCCGGGAGGCGAAAGCCAGGGGTCGCTCGTGACCTTCCGGCCCAAGCGATATCACGGCACCCAGGCCGGCGGGTCCAGCGTCAACACTCAAAACCAGGCGCGCTTCTGGGTCAAAATGAGTTAGGACTCGCCCCGAAGCCATCTCCCGCTTAATCGCGGTAAATGCCTTCTCCTGCTCGGGGCCCCATCTCCATACAGCATCGACCTTAAGTAATTCGTGCAAGGGATTAAGTACGCTTGAGGCACGCGGTATAAACTTacgataataattaataaacccTAAAAACCGCTTTACATCTAAAACATTATTTGGACGAGGGGCATTAACTATTGCCTCAATCTTCCTCGGGCACGTTCGAAGGCCGTTTTTATCAATAACGTAACCTAAATATGTGACGCTCGATTTAAAGAACTCGCACTTATccttttgtaattttaaaccGGCGTCCTTAATTCGAAATAATACTTCACGCAACCTTTCCAAATGAGTCGCCTTATCCGGGCCCGTGATACACACGTCATCCAGCCAGATGCTCACTCCGTCTATTCCTATCAGCAGGGTTTCCATTGTTCTCTGAAATATAGCCGGCGCATTGGCCAGACCATATACGAGCCTGGTATATTGAAACAACCCCCGCGTGGTGCTGATGGTAGTGAGCTCCCGAGACTCGTCACCCAATACGAATTGGTTATACGCATTGCTCAAATCCAGCTTTGTAAAACGTTCGCCGCCCCCCAACTTCGCAAATACTTCTTCTATGCGCGGCATAGGATATTTGTCTATAATCAAGTCTTTGTTTAGTGTTACCGAATAATCGCCTGCAATTTTAATTTTCCCGTTCTCCTTCAAAACCGGAACAATTGGAGTCGCGTACTTCGAAAAGTTAACTGGTACCAGTATACCTAAACCAACAAGACGTTCGAGTTCCTCATCAACTTTGTGCTTAAGGGCAAAGGGGACTGGCCGGGGCTTAAAAAAACCTGGTACAACATTTTCCTTAAGGCGaagtgaaattttaaatttattaaatttcccCAATCCCTCGCTGAACAAATCGGCATAAGAATGTAATAATTGCCGGACCTCCCCGGCGTAATGGTCAATGgctatactattattattataatattcctCAGTAGTAAATTTGATGCCGAATTTAGCCATAAAATCACGGCCAATTAAGGGTGGGCCTCCTTTAGGTATCACATATATCTTAAGAACGTCTTTAATTGAATTATACTCAGCATTTACTAACAATACACCCATTGGCGTCATTTTATGCCCGTTATAAACACACAATTTAATGTTGCAGTCGTGTAACTgaatatgagaaaaatattctttataacaTTTATCGGAAATCACACTTATTCCAGAACCCGAGTCTAATTCCATGTAAAATTTGTCGCCGTTGATTAATACAGTTAATATAATCGGATCGTAATGTTCATACCTTAAATTGTATAGCGCACACTCCTCACAGTCCTCGCAAGAAGTTTCCGTTTCTCCTTCCTGTGCTTGGATATTGTGAAATTTTAGTTTGCATACTTTCTTTAGGTGTCCCTTAACACCACACTTGCCGCACTTATAACCTTTATAACGACACGTTTCCGCACTGTGGTTCTTCATCCCGCAAATATTACATCTATTTACTACATCACGTTCATGCCATTTGGAACCCGATGCGATGTCCGTAGCACGACCGGCGCCAGCTCCGCCACCGCGGCTGGCACGGCCACGGGCGCCGCCGCGCCCAGGGCTCGCCGCGTATGCCGCACGGAAAACCGGCTCCTCCTTTATCGGCACGTTACCGATACTGCCAGTCTCGCCTACCATCGCCTGGGCTTGCCTAGCACTAGCCGCTTGCTCTGCGACCTCCAACGCCTTGGCAAACGTAAGGGTCGCCGCGTCTTGCTCAAACAGCTTGTCGCGCTCGGGGCCGGAACCCAAACCGAGGACGAAACGGTCCGTCAGCACCGTCTCCAGGGCGTTGCCCAGGTCGCAATGACTTGCCAACCCGCGTAGCCGCGCCGCCCAATCTCCTAAAGACTCGTCTGGATTTTTCGTCGCACTGTAGAACTTCGCCTTATTAGCAAACGaacactttttaattttaaaatgtttatccAAAACAGCAATAAGTTCGTCATACGTATGCGCTTCTAAATCACGAGGGTACACGAGATTACGTGCCAAGCGATACGAATCGTCCGAAAGATGCGTTATTAACACTGCACATTTGTTATCAGCTGTAATACTATTAgcgtttactttaaaaaattgagTTAATTTGCCCTTAAAAATAGACCACTCTCCGGATTTGTAATCGAAATTATGCAAAGAACCGAGATAAGAGTGCgccatatttgtttttattgcgtGGGTACTCTCGCGTCGTCGCCAGTGAGGTATTTAGTAAAACAACCGTTTGGACCAATGACTGGTTTATTACTGGAACATGCAGGTACAGCGTCAACAGTCAATACATATCAGtcgtaaatttcaaaaatggcttaTTTCGATAGTTTAGTACCTGTATTaccccaaaaaaataatatttcatgataaaaattatatttaaaacacatattttaagtttgaaaaaaatatttttaaactaacgtAAAAACACAAGAAAGTGTCATGGCGTCGTGAATGACGTCACATAGTTGCAAGCGATTGTGTTCACTTACGGcgaaagtttgttttgtttaaataaaaatggaaacttcgtattttaaaaactgtatagTGCCCCAGTGtataaatacaagtataaaaacTCGGACTAAATTATTCATACGTGTTCCGGTCAAGGAAAAAATGCGAAGAAAGTGGTTAAAACTGGCAAGGAGGAAAGATGCTCATTGTTTATCAACAACAtcgagaatttatttttgtgaagatCATTTCgatgtaagtattattaaaaaaagtagtgaCTTCATATTCAACTCGTAAATCTTAAGAAAAACCAAAGCTTTTTTTGTTGCCCTGGgagcaaacaaacaattattttctaattcttACTTTCGAAATAGGCAATTAAAAACCCACTATTCCACAAACTTGCGATAGGGCTTAAGACACTAAGACAAAGTAGTGTCTTTCTTTACAATATCATCTCtctatatttacattgtaattctaacctcaaaatcaattaatttgcAATTGGTATACATTCCTTCAAATAATAATTGACTGCGTGCTAAAGTGAAATATACGTGAAAATGATAATAAGCAGTATTTTAGTGTAAATCGGCCTAGCATAACAGCGTCAATTTTGGGTAAATTATTGCTGTTCGCTTTGATAAATCCAGGTTCCATGGCAGTTTATGCTAGTATTATCCGATATGGGTGGAAATAACACTCTCAACTTGTCGATAAATGATaatagtagaaaaaaaaacgaagtgacTTGTGCTGTTGTATGAAAATCATAACCAAACGTCAACAACAACAATGGCGCATATCACCATGTGACGTAATACGTTCTAATTGGCGTTCACGGCGGAGGGGCCAGGggggtatttttttgattttaatttgtaaaaataacaataatcttatttttttatgaggaattatttcggttttccttgattaaatattacaatttacgcCTAGAAACATTCATCCATTGGTTTCATTGTTAGTTGACACAAGCCTATTACCAACGAATATTACAAGCAACAGAGAAATtttttgagcattagacttttcgttcgacGAGACATCTATtatcaagtagcagtactgataaattcaGCTACTTTACGctagtacccgtaccatgagtcactgacaatgtcaaaactgacatatacgctatcgagaacttactttctatacatctctctCAATCATATCATTCATTTATTGAATGCCAACTATGGTACATATTCCAAGGTGTCTcttgcacttatatgcgagtacgagcgagatgcatagaaagtaagttacgttctcgatagcgtgtatatcagtgccgaactggtggtagccacatagATGTCGAATGCCAAACAACCCGCGTTTTGGTAAGTAAACTGATGTAGGTATGTAGTGAGCACTCATGCCAAGTTTTTTCTCTATGGCTCTAGCTAGTCTCGACATTGAACCTCCCGCCAGGTTTGGCCACTGCGCTAATAATGGAAGCGAAAGTCAGCTGTCACCGTCACCACTTGGtttttatgtacgattaacaATGTGTAACCAGCGTTGCCAGCACGATTGTATTTTTATCGcgtgtcactatgcctgtcactttcgcacttacatacttgttagaacgtgacaggcatggtgacaggcgataaaaatgcaaccgtgCTACAGCCGTAGGTTGCTGTGGCCATGTCGATAaagtcatatcgataaactatcgatatttcttacaattttaattttacttgaaaggatTAACTACTTATACcttaaattaacaaataacgCTTTTATTCTTTATCGTGACGACACAGGTTGAAACGAAGGGAAAATTCGAATGTTTAATTACAATTcgtcgacgaccggtttggtctagtgggtagtgaccctgcctacgaagctgatggtcccgggttcaaatcctggtaagggcatttattcgtgtgatgagcatggatgtttgtttctgagtcatgggtgttttctatgtatttatatattatatatatcgttgtctaagtaccctcaatacaagcctcattgagcttactgtgggattcagtcaatttgtgtaacaatgtcctataatatttatttaaaaaaatatttatttaatacataaagaactactaaaatatgttttccgcaAGAATTGAGTTTTTctattgtattataaaatatttattatccattaacatatctatgatgttaatttttagtgagGATgccgaagcttcaattaatcacTATTCCGTTCCGCTATTTAGTAGcgatatataacatgattaaaatcgaccAGTCTATGTCCCGAAAAAcccacacatacacatttttacgcaAACATACAAAGCAGTgtaaccaccaaaatggctacggctcgagtattcaaatttgtattgagaACAGACCATGAGGGGACCTTGTGGTAATGGTAAG is from Cydia pomonella isolate Wapato2018A unplaced genomic scaffold, ilCydPomo1 PGA_scaffold_124, whole genome shotgun sequence and encodes:
- the LOC133533212 gene encoding uncharacterized protein K02A2.6-like, which encodes MAHSYLGSLHNFDYKSGEWSIFKGKLTQFFKVNANSITADNKCAVLITHLSDDSYRLARNLVYPRDLEAHTYDELIAVLDKHFKIKKCSFANKAKFYSATKNPDESLGDWAARLRGLASHCDLGNALETVLTDRFVLGLGSGPERDKLFEQDAATLTFAKALEVAEQAASARQAQAMVGETGSIGNVPIKEEPVFRAAYAASPGRGGARGRASRGGGAGAGRATDIASGSKWHERDVVNRCNICGMKNHSAETCRYKGYKCGKCGVKGHLKKVCKLKFHNIQAQEGETETSCEDCEECALYNLRYEHYDPIILTVLINGDKFYMELDSGSGISVISDKCYKEYFSHIQLHDCNIKLCVYNGHKMTPMGVLLVNAEYNSIKDVLKIYVIPKGGPPLIGRDFMAKFGIKFTTEEYYNNNSIAIDHYAGEVRQLLHSYADLFSEGLGKFNKFKISLRLKENVVPGFFKPRPVPFALKHKVDEELERLVGLGILVPVNFSKYATPIVPVLKENGKIKIAGDYSVTLNKDLIIDKYPMPRIEEVFAKLGGGERFTKLDLSNAYNQFVLGDESRELTTISTTRGLFQYTRLVYGLANAPAIFQRTMETLLIGIDGVSIWLDDVCITGPDKATHLERLREVLFRIKDAGLKLQKDKCEFFKSSVTYLGYVIDKNGLRTCPRKIEAIVNAPRPNNVLDVKRFLGFINYYRKFIPRASSVLNPLHELLKVDAVWRWGPEQEKAFTAIKREMASGRVLTHFDPEARLVLSVDAGPAGLGAVISLGPEGHERPLAFASRALTPSEKNYSQVHKEAAAIVYGVKHFHQYLYGRSEPFVLKTDHRPLLAIFGKKNGISVMAASRLQRYAIYLSAYNYVISYITSEKNVVADYFSRAPPKVVNPSELNIDEGSSYLNFLDENTLPISFEDIRAATALDKTMKIVMKYIKNGWPRKIKCKNIQPYFRCKTDLEVEKGCILRGHRIVVPPAYRARVLEELHRGHLGIVKTKSIARGKLWWPGLDSDIERIVQNCTVCSKLRTAPPRSPLPWPRARACWERIHIDYVQVGQRMYLVVVDAFSKWLECVHMSKDVSSRSLIVKLKYLFSTFGLPKTIVSDNDPKINSGSVVDNIDNAAQANQSLPPPPAPVSAPSPRPMTFSPAPAPTAQALQPSSPCSPMSLSRPDAIENIDQDINEPLDIASDNDFYECDDNNVGGEETDRPVPESETLSSAPAGPASGSASASPAAPLSPAASADSQLLRPRAQQQLAQSEQPDNQSDPVPRRCSQNNVGGVICIDC